AGAGTtgagaatgctaaggtgggttatgggaatatcactgctagaTGATAGAAAAAGGAGAggcttagtaaagattacagaggtgataagagcgtTATTACTTATATGGTGTGGGCACGTGATGAGGATGGCTGGtgagaagggagtgaggagggcttaggagggaTCTTTTAAGggtggaagatcgagagggaggccgATAATTAGATGCCGAGGTAAGGTTAAGGATGATATTGAaagaagagctttggtggaagaggattggttgattgatttgaggttttctggcatcaaatcaatcagtcaatctatctatcaaaggcatcttcgtCCACCAAACTtcctctttccatatcatccttcaccttatctcgtcatctataCGTAGGTTCAGTACTCTGATAAAAGGCATTGTAGAGGACGCAtcgggcaactgaccccttaatgtagggataaaggagGGAAAGAAAaagtttaatagtttttatatatgtttcaacAATGTAGTGATAACCTCAGTATTCTCGACTCCTCTAagacttgtaattttcattatcttactgatcttttctttattattttctgaaGGCGTAATGTCTACTTTCTGTCAGTAACtttaaaatattcaggaaaaaaataaaattttctgcaTTGTATTTTTTTCGGATAAGTTTTTAGTCTCTTGCCTTTTTTACTTTAATACTAATGAAGCGTTAAATGTTTCCTGTTAAATGCTAGGAGAATAAAAAGGTATAAGTCTACAATAAATAGAAAACGTTAAGAATACTTAATCAACATTTCAAAATGCTCACATATCACATAAAATCGTTACCTTTGAAAGCTCTGGAAAAATGTGATTCGGAAAAATGATTCTTGACTCGGTAATATTTCATTTCTTTGCTATTCGTTGGAGTTCAAAGAAGCTTCGAAGACTGAGGGATAACATCCCTCGTTTGATCTTGAAAGGTAATTAAATTCCTTCCCTCTAAGACATCCTAATAATAATTGTGTTCCTTGCTGTCTTAACACTTTCAAATACAGAATAATAATAGAATACTACTTTTTTCCTGATATTCTTAAAATAGTTATAGTAAAtcatataaaaatgttaaataCAGATAACATTTCCCCAGtaattttgtgtgtattttttttctttttatttttttagttcatGAAGCTTATTCCCTTAGAGTAGGATGGCTTGATTTTATAATCCCTTGAAGTTTCATGAAAAGTAGGATCATCCTTGTGATTACGCATTTCAGTGAGAGAtgctaaatatattttctattttgtgtcAGGAGATTGCAAGTATCGCTTTAATAGCttctatttgttttttcttctaGAATTTTTCAGAAATGGAACATATATTGTCTTGCAGATTGAATACACTTTAGTAAGAGTTAAATGTTCCTCATCTTCTTTTGGAAGGTtccattaaaattatcattgtttataAGCCTCCTCTTCAAGCATTATAAATTATATTACGAATTTTATTGAACATGATAAAAAATCATAACGGAGTTATTATTCTTTGTTGTAGGATTGTCTTACataaatagttttttatattttttttattattattattattattattattattattattattattattattattattattactagctaaactacagacCTTGTTGgataagcagggtgctataagccctagggctccaacaggaaaaaatacctagtgaggaaaggagataaagaaataaataaactacaagagaagtcataaaCAATCAAAAAgaagtattctaagaacagtaacaacattaaattagatttttcatatataaataataacaacttaaaaaaaaatcagaggaagagaagtaaggtagaatagtgtgcccgagtgtaacctcaagcaagagaactctaccccaggacagggGAAAATCATAGTACATAGGCCACGGTACTGCCCAagtctagaaaacaatggtttgattttgatttctCACATCTTTCGATAATATTTGAAATTAAATCATTTTAGAACAAAGCTTGAATATCTTAGAATTTATCAATGGGTATTATTTCTTCAATCCTGTTTCGTATTTTTAATTTAAATAAAGTAAAGAATATCGTATTATTTTTAATCTGCCTTAAACTTTCTTCCAATTTCTGATGGTTGAATAATtagagttttctttttcttttctatctaAGCATTTCTCACGTTCCATGGTAATTAGATCAGAAGACTTAattctttgtttgaaaaaaaaaaaatcagatttctaGAACGAAGGAACGAGAATGATTAGCCCTCTCATTTGTAATATGAATTCCTCTCGCTTGAGAAAAATTAGAatcagtcttaatttttttttttttttcgtgagagaGTTTCATGAAGCTTGGAACTAAGATTTATCTCTTAAGCTTATCTAGATAATCCTACTGTTTCATCAAAATAAAAGAAGGGTTTTTCAGTTTAAGGTGGTGTAAGATGGAAAACAAACGGGAAAGGTGGAATGAAATGTATTACCAGTGTAATGTGTTGTCTCAATGCTTTGAATATAACAGGAAAAATCACTCCCCACCCACTTTACATTAGAGGCAAAAATTTTCATCATATTGGATCTTTTCAACGGACATTAGGATCTAGAGCCTAACTTAATTCACAACTTTCAAGCTGACGTCAACGAGATGTAAAGATAAACCTTCCACATCCAGAGGTTAAAAAATAAAGAACAAGCTATTGGAATAAATATCAGCATAATGAAACCTTTATCTGGTCAGGGTATTGGATTGTAAGTTTCCTTAAGATACTCAAAGGATGCCCTAACATCCCTTAGAATAACAAAGGCTCTTTTCCTCCGAGCAACAAAATTGGCATCCTCATAAACCATCGAAGTCAGGCTTCTCGTCTTAGCATCGTCTACCACACAGGTGTTGATTTCCATGTAACTTTTCAGGTAATCCAAAATCTGCACCACGCTCCTGAAAATATCGTTTAGTTGGCGGATAAACTTGTATTCCCTTACGCGGATCTGATCCAAAATAAGATTTTCTAGAGATACCAAACAGTGCTGCATTAGACCATATGATCTGGGTAGTTCTTCCATGTAAGGAAGTAAGGCAAATGGCAGTAGCCTGGATGGAGGCAGATAGGCGTCGTTTAGGCATCCTCTTGGGAATAAGGCGTCAGCTTCATTCCAGCTCCTGCTGATGAAATCTTGCGCCTATAATATACAATAGTGAATAATACATTAGTAACTCGTCGGTTGGAATATACACAAGGTAATAATACTTTAATAATTCATCGGTTggaatatatatgattaataatacATTAGTAATTCATCGGTTGGAATATACACGagtaaataatacattaacaattcATTGGTATGAAATTTATATTCTATCATCCTGAATAAGAACATTGAGATATTCGaacgccaagggaatgtgttgtctcctatgttgtttatcctccccgtggattttttaatgcatagaacagttggtaatgttggagaaggattggactggaattctaacaggaaattagctgacctagagtatgctggtcaCGCTGTCCTTATCAACAGAACACTACAGGTCTTAAAAATCTTGCTTACCAgagttcatgaaatatcacatgaggttagacttaagataaatagaagaaagacagagatgatgagaacagaatacgtatttgaagatgaaataacattggaaggagaaaggattaatgagatagaatcatttgaatatttagtaactatgatatctaataaaaGATCTTTGGAGTttgagtttaacgaaagattgaaaaaaacaaattagacggtggctaggttaagtaaaatttgggaatcaaatcgcctgaaattacatatagaaatcactctatatatcagtttagtgagatcggtgttactgtatggacatgagtcgtggtatgacaatgaaacaatatccaacagatttagtacatttgagaacaaagacctcagaagaatattggtaattAAATGGCAGGGTAGGATTACAAAGGAAACTATTAGAGAGAATACTCaatggccatatgtggatgagatcatagtgaggggtagatggagagcatttgggcatgctctttgcactctccgagagagattagttcaacaaacttttaactggggtacacaacgcactagaagagttggaagaccaaggcctaaataggtgaggactatgaagcgtgaagccggAGATGATTTAAAAGCGCAAaagagagacgactagcgaaatctaaccgaggccctttgcatcaataggcgttaggaggagatgatgatgatgatgatagttactTCATAATGCTAGAAGTATTAAGATTAGATATCACTTGTCCTTATCTGAGACATATTTGCCATTCTTGATTACAATATTGTTATCGCTCCCGGCACGGTAAATAGATATGCTTCGCATCTCTAGAGGATTTTTTTCAACCCCAAGGTggtcctggctagtacaatggtaaagtgtttgcctagcattcgcttaACAGCAGATTGACCCCCCACACACCCccgaccgtgaatttaagctgtttactgtggaggccactgctgtggggtaggggtggggggagggttgCCTGGCTAACGTTCTGGTGATCATTTACTCTGATAAAACTggatctgaaaccagacacctttacctttacctttaaatgCCTACATTCTATATTGACATTTCAGTCGTAATTGTTTCAAAGGAGTGCTCCTCCTCACAAGCGACCATGTAACGTCAGTTACATCTCCATCCTTCACTCATAATCAATTATTGTATTTCTCTAGCGAATACCAGCTTCAGCAGTCTCCTCCTGTCTGTGTTCGTCCTGACATTTAGTCATTCGTTCATTGCGAGgtacgtttacacacacacacacacacacacatatgcatacgcaCACAGATTTCACCCTTTTGTTTTTGGTCGGGGCTGGGGAATGGGAGCACTTTaatggttaaagtttatttaggatATTCAGTTATCTATCATacttaataggaaatatttatatatatatatatatatatatatatatatatatatatatatatgtatatatatatatatatatatatatatatatatatatatatatatatatatacatatatatatatatatatatatatatatatactgtatatatacagtacatatatatatatatatatatatatatatatatatatatatatatatttatatatatatatatatatacatatatatatgtatatatatacatatatatatatatatatatatatatatatatatatatatatatatatatatatatatatatatatatgtgtgtgtatatatatatatatatataaatatatatatatatgtatatatatacatatatatatatatatatatatatatatatatatatatatgtagatatatatatatatatatatatatatatatatatatatatatatatatatatatgtctatgcatataacAAAAAACTATTTCACTAATCTCAGCAGTTTCTCTTCTCAGTTCACAACTAGCATTTGCAATCTAGCCATGATATTGCAAAACGCTTTTAAACTACATAATCTCAATCAACCATCCACGCAAGGATGGAATTAGACATCAGAACATTTCCTCAGGCGCTGACATAAGAATTCTCTGTAAACATCCTCTATTCTGGAAGACCATAATCTTGTTCATGTATTCTTTGTctgtatatttaaacatttattttttttattgtgaatatatCTGTTATAcatattctctaaaaaaaaaaaaaaaaaaaaaacgtcgtttcatagtttatttatgttaATGTATTTAATATTGGTTCATGTCTTTACTTATCTgagtattttctatttttccatttattttccacACTAAGCTGTATTCAATATTGAAGTTCTTAGGCTCGTTCTGCTTTTCTATCTATGGTTGCCACTTGGTTTAGAAaaaatgatgttaatgataatgaggatgataactACAATAATAAAGAGGAAAGGAACAAGAACAAGAATAATTAAGAATGGGAAATCTGTGAataattcagtattattattactattattattattattattattattattattattattattattattattattattattatattgatgcaAAAGGAGGCATATGTTTGCATTGTCTACAAAAGTAACAGAATCGGTGTAAAAAAAGATTCTAAACacaatatattttgtttctttcataatttaaaacCCTATGATACAACGGCCACATGAAACAACTTGAATATCATTAAAAAC
The nucleotide sequence above comes from Palaemon carinicauda isolate YSFRI2023 chromosome 2, ASM3689809v2, whole genome shotgun sequence. Encoded proteins:
- the LOC137622386 gene encoding uncharacterized protein — translated: MKIAYLIVVNLYLLAAKASEISEPQNKTSQASERTESLVHDVIDDVITNHVSREEGNTREKKSIVKRDAISRRFSSLEIFIIASREIEFIDRFKEEYAQDFISRSWNEADALFPRGCLNDAYLPPSRLLPFALLPYMEELPRSYGLMQHCLVSLENLILDQIRVREYKFIRQLNDIFRSVVQILDYLKSYMEINTCVVDDAKTRSLTSMVYEDANFVARRKRAFVILRDVRASFEYLKETYNPIP